In one Mycoplasmopsis canis PG 14 genomic region, the following are encoded:
- a CDS encoding IMPACT family protein, translating to MTNIQAELIVKKSTFLSFIYKVDDKTQIKSIISTLKKEHKKARHVCYAYQIIKDGVENAGFSDDGEPSNSAGRPIYELIRIKNISNVIIVVVRYFGGIMLGFGGLQKAYRESAKIVIEKYLENLKEETC from the coding sequence TTGACTAATATTCAAGCTGAATTAATAGTTAAAAAATCTACTTTTCTTTCTTTCATATATAAAGTAGATGATAAAACGCAAATAAAGAGTATTATAAGTACATTAAAAAAAGAACACAAAAAAGCAAGACATGTATGTTATGCTTATCAAATAATTAAAGATGGAGTTGAAAATGCCGGATTTAGTGATGATGGAGAACCAAGCAATTCGGCCGGAAGACCTATTTATGAATTAATTAGAATAAAAAATATTAGTAATGTCATTATAGTTGTTGTTAGATATTTTGGTGGAATTATGTTAGGTTTTGGTGGTCTGCAAAAAGCATATCGCGAAAGTGCTAAGATAGTTATTGAAAAATATTTAGAGAACTTAAAGGAGGAAACATGTTAA
- the ylqF gene encoding ribosome biogenesis GTPase YlqF, producing the protein MNIENNQEKYNNLVQWYPGHMAKGFREIKDTANLADIFIVVLDARAPISSYNEDFDKIVPQKPRLFIITKSDLMDNDKKNIISSKFKGEHLLWLDLRKASSKQIILKKLKEMSQERIKRNQAKGMIQTKIKSFVVGVPNCGKSTLINLVSEKSSLKVANFPGVTREKKWVINGEYLFLDTPGILLPKFVDQEPAIKLLAIGAIKVENFPTEFVATEIWSLLSKYYPNKLIELGLKPSNDKVEIYGLLWEYAAKFKFFKEQGKIDIDKAEKHFIQWVKNMKGITFD; encoded by the coding sequence ATGAACATAGAAAATAATCAAGAAAAATATAACAACCTAGTTCAATGATACCCCGGTCATATGGCTAAAGGTTTTCGTGAAATTAAAGACACAGCCAATTTAGCAGATATTTTCATCGTAGTTTTAGACGCTAGAGCGCCTATTAGTTCATATAATGAAGACTTTGATAAAATCGTTCCACAAAAACCTAGATTATTTATAATAACCAAAAGTGATTTAATGGACAATGATAAAAAAAATATTATTTCATCAAAGTTTAAAGGTGAGCACCTTCTATGATTAGATCTAAGAAAAGCTAGCTCAAAACAAATAATTCTAAAGAAATTGAAAGAAATGAGCCAAGAAAGAATAAAAAGAAACCAAGCTAAAGGGATGATTCAAACTAAAATTAAATCATTTGTTGTTGGTGTCCCTAATTGCGGCAAAAGCACGTTAATTAATTTGGTTTCTGAAAAATCTTCTTTAAAAGTTGCTAATTTTCCAGGAGTTACTCGTGAGAAAAAATGAGTTATAAACGGTGAATATTTATTTCTAGATACCCCGGGTATCTTGCTTCCAAAATTTGTAGATCAGGAACCTGCTATTAAATTATTAGCCATTGGTGCAATAAAGGTAGAAAATTTCCCTACAGAATTCGTAGCTACCGAAATTTGATCCTTATTATCTAAATATTACCCAAATAAGTTAATAGAACTTGGTTTAAAACCCTCAAATGATAAAGTTGAAATATATGGATTGCTTTGAGAATATGCTGCAAAATTTAAGTTTTTTAAAGAACAAGGTAAAATTGATATTGATAAAGCAGAAAAACATTTTATTCAGTGAGTAAAAAATATGAAAGGGATTACATTTGACTAA
- a CDS encoding MAG0865 family DivIVA-related protein, whose product MEKDLATVDQLISWIENQEFTIALEGYNIKEIDNFISYLVSWIKVLDKKNSAFKKQVSGLEKSNEENIKEIELLKFEIQRLKTNLKQMEVNDEHRK is encoded by the coding sequence ATGGAAAAGGACCTTGCAACAGTCGATCAGTTAATTTCTTGAATTGAAAATCAAGAATTTACTATAGCATTAGAAGGTTACAATATAAAAGAAATTGATAATTTTATTAGTTATTTAGTTTCTTGAATTAAAGTTTTAGATAAAAAAAATAGTGCTTTTAAAAAACAAGTTTCCGGATTAGAAAAAAGTAACGAAGAAAATATTAAGGAAATTGAATTATTAAAATTCGAAATCCAAAGATTGAAAACTAATTTAAAGCAAATGGAGGTAAATGATGAACATAGAAAATAA
- a CDS encoding TrmH family RNA methyltransferase — protein sequence MVLTSKQNSKVKYLKKLQEKKYRNQENKFLVSGFHLVEEALKNNLVEEIFESADSSVFLNSTKVSYDIIKWLSETSTPQKVIALCKKPKLINQDINHVIALNNLQDPGNVGTIIRLAKSFNFDTVIVENIDPFNDKVVRSSQGALFNINIIETKDITENLKILKEKGFKVYETLLDTNAKKLNDVIFEDKKIVIVLGNEGNGISDKVKNLSDTNIYIPIEFESLNVAIAAGIVLNKVYNKE from the coding sequence ATGGTTCTAACAAGTAAACAAAATTCAAAAGTTAAATATTTAAAAAAATTACAAGAAAAAAAATATAGAAATCAAGAAAACAAATTTTTGGTTTCCGGATTTCATTTAGTAGAAGAAGCGCTAAAAAACAATTTAGTAGAAGAAATATTTGAATCTGCAGATTCTAGTGTTTTTTTAAATTCTACAAAAGTTTCTTATGATATTATTAAATGACTTTCTGAAACATCTACACCGCAAAAGGTTATTGCTTTATGTAAGAAACCTAAACTAATAAATCAAGATATTAACCATGTAATAGCTTTAAATAATCTTCAAGATCCAGGAAATGTAGGAACAATAATTAGATTAGCTAAGTCATTTAATTTTGATACAGTGATTGTCGAAAATATTGACCCTTTTAATGATAAAGTAGTAAGATCTTCGCAAGGAGCGCTATTCAACATTAATATTATAGAAACCAAAGACATAACAGAAAATTTAAAAATTTTGAAAGAAAAAGGATTTAAAGTTTATGAAACACTTTTGGATACCAATGCTAAAAAGTTAAATGATGTTATTTTTGAAGATAAAAAAATAGTAATTGTTTTAGGTAATGAAGGAAATGGAATTAGCGATAAGGTAAAGAACTTATCTGACACTAATATTTATATTCCAATTGAATTTGAAAGTCTTAATGTTGCTATAGCTGCTGGAATAGTTTTAAATAAAGTTTATAATAAGGAGTAA
- a CDS encoding tRNA (cytidine(34)-2'-O)-methyltransferase encodes MLNIVLFQPEISPNTGNIIRTCFALGAKLHIIKPISFDLHPKYLKRAGAGRMLSDIRHEVHDSYEEFYKKYSDKNIFYITRYGLKTYSDQDYTKEIKDNKEVWLMFGRESTGIDKEILQKNIDNCLRIPMVSQMRSINLANSVCIVSFEVMRQLNWEELSLYEVEKGKEFLLSNGSNK; translated from the coding sequence ATGCTTAATATAGTTTTATTTCAACCAGAAATTTCACCTAATACAGGTAATATTATAAGAACTTGCTTTGCACTTGGGGCCAAATTACACATAATTAAACCAATTAGTTTTGATTTACACCCGAAATACTTAAAGAGAGCAGGTGCGGGAAGAATGCTATCTGATATTAGACACGAAGTGCATGATTCGTATGAGGAGTTTTATAAGAAATATAGTGATAAAAATATTTTTTACATAACACGCTATGGTTTAAAAACTTATTCTGACCAAGATTATACAAAAGAAATTAAAGACAATAAAGAAGTTTGATTAATGTTTGGTCGTGAATCAACAGGAATTGATAAAGAAATACTACAGAAAAACATTGATAATTGTTTGAGGATACCTATGGTTTCTCAAATGCGGTCAATTAATTTAGCTAATTCTGTATGTATTGTAAGTTTTGAGGTTATGAGGCAGTTAAATTGAGAAGAACTTTCATTATATGAAGTAGAAAAAGGGAAAGAATTTTTATTATCTAATGGTTCTAACAAGTAA
- the tuf gene encoding elongation factor Tu: protein MAKLDFDRSKEHVNVGTIGHVDHGKTTLTAAIATVLAKKGLSEARDYASIDNAPEERARGITINTSHIEYQTEKRHYAHVDCPGHADYVKNMITGAAQMDGAILVVAATDGPMPQTREHILLSKQVGVPRIVVFLNKVDMLEGEEEMIELVELEIRGLLSEYGFDGDNAPIIRGSASEALAGNEKYEAKIMELMDAVDSYIETPVKEFDKPFLMAVEDVFTITGRGTVATGRVERGTLKLNDEVEIVGLKATKKTVVTGIEMFRKNLKEAQAGDNAGLLLRGVNREDVERGQVLAKPGSIIPHTEFEAAIYVLKKEEGGRHTPFFKNYKPQFYFRTTDVTGGVEFEAGREMVIPGENVNLKVKLIAPIAVEEGTKFSIREGGRTVGAGSVTKIIK, encoded by the coding sequence ATGGCAAAATTAGATTTTGACCGTAGTAAAGAACACGTTAACGTTGGTACAATTGGACACGTTGACCATGGTAAAACTACATTAACTGCTGCTATTGCTACAGTTTTAGCTAAAAAAGGATTATCAGAAGCTCGTGATTATGCTTCTATTGATAACGCTCCAGAAGAAAGAGCACGTGGTATTACAATTAATACATCACACATTGAATACCAAACAGAAAAACGTCACTATGCTCACGTTGACTGTCCTGGTCACGCTGACTACGTTAAAAACATGATTACAGGGGCTGCTCAAATGGATGGTGCTATCTTAGTTGTTGCTGCAACAGATGGACCTATGCCTCAAACACGTGAACACATTCTTTTATCTAAACAAGTTGGTGTTCCTCGTATCGTTGTTTTCTTAAACAAAGTTGATATGTTAGAAGGTGAAGAAGAAATGATCGAATTAGTTGAATTAGAAATTCGTGGTCTTCTTTCAGAATACGGATTTGACGGAGATAACGCTCCAATTATCCGTGGATCAGCTTCAGAAGCTTTAGCTGGAAATGAAAAATATGAAGCTAAAATTATGGAATTAATGGATGCTGTTGATTCATACATTGAAACACCAGTTAAAGAATTTGACAAACCATTCTTAATGGCTGTTGAAGACGTTTTCACAATTACAGGACGTGGAACTGTTGCTACAGGACGTGTTGAACGTGGAACATTAAAATTAAACGATGAAGTTGAAATCGTTGGATTAAAAGCTACTAAAAAAACAGTTGTTACAGGAATTGAAATGTTCCGTAAAAACCTTAAAGAAGCACAAGCAGGAGATAACGCTGGATTATTACTTCGTGGAGTTAACCGTGAAGATGTTGAACGTGGACAAGTTTTAGCTAAACCAGGTTCAATTATTCCTCACACAGAATTCGAAGCTGCTATTTATGTTCTTAAAAAAGAAGAAGGTGGACGTCACACTCCATTCTTCAAGAACTATAAACCACAATTCTACTTCCGTACAACAGACGTAACAGGTGGAGTTGAATTCGAAGCTGGACGTGAAATGGTTATTCCAGGAGAAAACGTTAACTTAAAAGTTAAATTAATCGCTCCTATCGCTGTAGAAGAGGGAACAAAATTCTCTATTCGTGAAGGTGGACGTACAGTTGGTGCTGGTTCAGTAACAAAAATTATTAAATAA
- a CDS encoding phosphoketolase family protein, whose amino-acid sequence MNKSKFDDKKLLDKLHAWWRAANYLSVGQMYLRSNPLLLSELKAEDVKMYPIGHWGTIPGQNLIYAHLNRVINKYDLEMFYIEGPGHGGQVMISNSYLDGSYTELFPEITKDVDGLTKMFKRFSFPGGTASHAAPETPGSIHEGGELGYALSHATGAILDNPKIIAATVIGDGEAETGPLAAGWFATSFINPVNDGAVLPIVHVNGGKISNPTIFARKTNKEISDMLSGFGWEAIFVEADVNDQVGIHEIMAKQFDLAVEKILKIQSEARKKPAEQATRPIWPALIVRTPKGWTQPHTINGLTYEGSFRAHQVPLPVTSENPKMLAELKEWLMSYRPHELFNKDGSFKSEFAEVAPKGFKRMGMHPITNGGVNPKPLNLGKWEDFALKFTKPGEIKGQDMVTAGTWFADVIKRNPDNFRAFGPDETKSNRLFDIFKVTNRQWMEKIDPELDEFLSPVGRLIDSQLSEHQAEGFLEGYVLTGRHGFFASYESFLRVVDSMLTQHMKWVVKARKINWRKDYPSLNIIATSTAFQQDHNGYTHQDPGILGHLADKRPELIREYLPADSNTLLAVLDKAFRERDVINLIVASKQPREQFYSVEEAKELVEKGYKVIDWASTVKKGEEPDLVVVASGTEPNLEALATVSILNKHFPEMKIRFVNVVDLLRLRHQSIDPRGLSDEEFNSVFTTNKPVVFAFHGFEGLIRDIFFSRQNHNLFVHGYREHGDITTSFDIRLMSEMDRFHISQTAAAAVYGEKAKDFLALMDSKIEYHNKYIKEVGIDIDEVRFWKWEGLKK is encoded by the coding sequence ATGAATAAGTCAAAATTTGATGACAAAAAATTACTAGATAAATTGCACGCTTGATGAAGAGCTGCCAACTATTTATCAGTAGGACAAATGTACTTAAGAAGTAATCCACTTTTATTAAGTGAATTAAAAGCTGAAGACGTTAAAATGTATCCAATCGGACACTGAGGAACAATTCCAGGACAAAACTTAATTTACGCTCACTTAAACCGTGTTATTAATAAGTATGATCTTGAAATGTTTTACATTGAAGGTCCAGGTCACGGTGGACAAGTTATGATTTCTAACTCATATTTAGATGGAAGTTATACAGAATTATTCCCAGAAATCACTAAAGATGTTGATGGTCTTACAAAAATGTTTAAGAGATTCTCATTCCCAGGTGGTACAGCATCTCACGCTGCTCCAGAAACTCCTGGATCAATTCATGAAGGTGGAGAATTAGGGTATGCTCTTTCACATGCTACAGGTGCTATTTTAGATAATCCAAAAATTATTGCCGCAACTGTTATAGGGGACGGGGAAGCTGAAACAGGTCCTTTAGCTGCTGGTTGATTTGCAACATCATTTATTAACCCAGTTAACGATGGAGCTGTTTTACCAATCGTTCACGTAAATGGTGGTAAAATTTCTAACCCAACAATTTTCGCAAGAAAAACAAATAAAGAAATTTCTGATATGTTATCAGGATTTGGTTGAGAAGCTATTTTCGTTGAAGCCGATGTTAATGATCAAGTTGGTATTCACGAAATTATGGCAAAACAATTTGACTTAGCCGTTGAAAAAATATTAAAAATTCAATCTGAAGCAAGAAAAAAACCTGCTGAACAAGCTACAAGACCTATTTGACCAGCTCTTATCGTTAGAACACCAAAAGGTTGAACACAACCACACACAATTAATGGACTTACATACGAAGGAAGCTTTAGAGCTCACCAAGTTCCACTTCCAGTTACATCAGAAAATCCAAAAATGTTAGCAGAATTAAAAGAATGATTAATGTCATATCGTCCACACGAATTATTTAACAAAGATGGATCATTCAAATCTGAATTTGCTGAAGTTGCTCCAAAAGGATTTAAGAGAATGGGAATGCACCCTATCACAAATGGTGGTGTTAATCCAAAACCTTTAAACTTAGGAAAATGAGAAGACTTTGCTCTTAAATTTACTAAACCAGGTGAAATTAAGGGACAAGATATGGTTACAGCTGGAACATGATTTGCAGATGTTATTAAGAGAAACCCAGATAACTTCCGTGCATTCGGACCAGATGAAACTAAATCAAACAGATTATTTGATATCTTCAAAGTTACAAATAGACAATGAATGGAAAAAATTGATCCAGAACTTGACGAATTCTTAAGTCCAGTTGGAAGATTAATTGATTCACAATTATCAGAACACCAAGCAGAAGGATTCTTAGAAGGATATGTATTAACAGGACGTCACGGATTCTTTGCATCGTACGAATCATTCTTAAGAGTTGTTGACTCAATGTTAACACAACACATGAAATGAGTTGTTAAAGCTCGTAAAATCAATTGAAGAAAAGATTATCCATCTCTTAATATTATTGCTACTTCTACAGCATTCCAACAAGATCACAATGGTTACACACACCAAGATCCAGGTATTTTAGGACACTTGGCTGACAAGCGTCCAGAATTAATCCGTGAATACTTACCTGCTGACTCAAATACATTATTAGCTGTTTTAGATAAAGCCTTTAGAGAAAGAGATGTTATTAACTTGATTGTTGCTTCAAAACAACCAAGAGAACAATTCTACTCAGTTGAAGAAGCAAAAGAATTAGTTGAAAAAGGATATAAAGTTATTGATTGAGCATCAACAGTTAAAAAAGGTGAAGAACCAGATTTAGTAGTTGTTGCTTCAGGTACAGAACCTAACTTAGAAGCCTTAGCTACAGTTTCAATTTTAAACAAACATTTCCCTGAAATGAAAATTAGATTCGTTAATGTTGTTGATTTATTAAGATTAAGACACCAAAGCATCGATCCTCGTGGTCTTTCAGATGAAGAATTCAATAGTGTATTCACAACAAATAAACCAGTTGTATTTGCATTCCACGGATTTGAAGGTCTTATTAGAGATATCTTCTTCTCACGTCAAAACCACAACTTATTTGTTCATGGTTATAGAGAACACGGAGATATTACAACATCATTCGACATTCGTTTAATGTCAGAAATGGATAGATTCCACATTTCACAAACAGCTGCTGCAGCAGTTTATGGTGAAAAAGCAAAAGACTTCTTAGCGTTAATGGATTCAAAAATTGAATACCACAATAAATACATTAAAGAAGTGGGAATTGATATTGATGAAGTAAGATTCTGAAAATGAGAAGGACTTAAAAAATAA
- a CDS encoding trigger factor-related chaperone — MKFITKNFKIEGSEWVKIQNEALKFLESQKQKINQQIILDFATDGCLEATITNEFRENSQKIKDFQFFFRPIILNKESNINQLSFELKSFYFDKEDLKDLSSNNYKDLDFSLNPGYEMQISEFTKSYISNFKFREDKGKEAVVSDTDVVRIEVKDLKKGLNQKFELVASKDLDEINLEKFIIGKQVGQKFIYKPNNDFELEVLVLGAFKVVSEPITDLNAHKIGIEELKTLSDVKKYIYDSLMEQIVGEALFEYGWRIVESIKEENNEIELPEELIQSDINAFNFAPSFEGNKEEIVHSSIVNYFWFNWVARKFDISITNNELNYEVKRVKTFLNMENNKQVDIKKVADAILMKKLAVKVLKESKNSFIDEFDKYIIFEEKNKA; from the coding sequence ATGAAATTTATTACAAAAAACTTCAAAATCGAAGGCTCAGAATGAGTAAAAATCCAGAATGAAGCTTTAAAATTTTTAGAAAGCCAAAAACAAAAAATAAATCAACAAATTATTTTAGATTTTGCAACTGATGGTTGTTTAGAAGCAACAATTACTAATGAATTTAGAGAAAATTCACAAAAAATTAAAGATTTTCAATTTTTCTTTAGACCAATTATCTTAAACAAAGAATCTAACATTAATCAACTCAGTTTTGAACTTAAATCATTTTATTTTGATAAAGAAGATTTAAAGGATTTATCGTCAAATAATTATAAAGACTTGGATTTTTCTTTAAATCCTGGTTACGAAATGCAAATTTCTGAATTTACAAAATCTTATATTAGTAATTTTAAATTCAGAGAAGATAAAGGTAAAGAAGCAGTAGTTTCTGATACAGATGTTGTAAGAATAGAAGTAAAAGACTTAAAAAAAGGTTTAAATCAGAAATTTGAACTAGTCGCTTCAAAAGACCTTGATGAAATAAATCTTGAAAAATTCATTATAGGGAAACAAGTAGGACAAAAATTTATTTATAAGCCAAACAACGATTTCGAATTAGAAGTATTGGTATTAGGTGCTTTTAAAGTCGTTTCTGAACCAATTACAGATCTTAATGCCCATAAAATTGGAATAGAAGAATTAAAAACTCTGAGTGATGTTAAAAAATATATTTATGACTCATTGATGGAACAAATCGTTGGTGAAGCATTATTTGAGTACGGATGAAGAATAGTTGAAAGCATTAAAGAAGAAAATAATGAAATTGAGCTACCAGAAGAACTAATTCAAAGTGATATTAATGCATTTAATTTCGCACCTTCATTCGAGGGAAATAAAGAAGAAATTGTTCATTCTTCAATTGTTAATTACTTTTGATTTAATTGAGTAGCTAGAAAATTTGATATTTCTATAACAAATAACGAATTAAACTACGAAGTAAAGAGAGTTAAAACATTTTTAAATATGGAAAACAATAAGCAAGTGGATATTAAAAAAGTTGCGGATGCAATTTTGATGAAAAAGCTTGCTGTTAAAGTTCTTAAAGAAAGCAAAAATTCTTTTATTGATGAATTCGATAAGTACATTATTTTTGAGGAAAAAAATAAAGCATAA
- the rsmI gene encoding 16S rRNA (cytidine(1402)-2'-O)-methyltransferase, translating into MNKVFVVGTPIGNLNDITIRALETLKSVDVIACEDTRVTQKLLDKFSIKNKKLITYNSFTEKNSAQGIISMVLNGTSVAVVSDAGMPSVSDPGFEIINSAREHNIAVEIIPGVSASITTFVGSGFSNNFTFMGFVKDKTEQRKKELKETIVLKNHPYIYFVAPHKLLSTLGDIYEIFEDTIKISLAKELTKIHETWFFDSPSKLISYFSGLESIKGEFTMCLMIPKEKREKINKYARFSKVD; encoded by the coding sequence ATGAATAAGGTTTTTGTTGTAGGTACTCCTATTGGTAATTTAAATGACATCACTATTAGGGCATTAGAAACCCTGAAAAGTGTTGATGTAATTGCTTGTGAAGATACAAGAGTAACGCAAAAGTTATTGGACAAATTTTCAATAAAAAACAAAAAGTTGATAACATACAATTCTTTTACAGAAAAAAACTCAGCTCAAGGTATTATATCTATGGTTTTGAATGGAACATCAGTTGCGGTAGTGTCAGATGCTGGAATGCCTTCTGTGTCTGATCCTGGATTTGAAATTATTAATTCCGCAAGAGAACACAATATTGCTGTCGAGATTATACCAGGAGTAAGTGCATCTATAACTACATTTGTGGGCTCAGGATTTAGTAATAATTTTACTTTTATGGGTTTTGTTAAAGACAAAACAGAACAGAGAAAAAAAGAGTTAAAAGAAACTATAGTATTAAAAAATCATCCGTATATTTATTTTGTTGCTCCTCACAAATTATTATCTACTTTAGGTGATATTTACGAAATTTTCGAAGATACTATTAAAATTTCATTAGCAAAAGAATTAACTAAAATACATGAGACTTGATTCTTTGATTCGCCTAGCAAATTAATATCTTACTTTTCTGGTTTAGAAAGTATTAAGGGTGAATTTACAATGTGTCTAATGATTCCGAAAGAAAAAAGAGAAAAAATTAATAAGTACGCAAGATTTTCAAAAGTTGATTAA
- a CDS encoding DNA polymerase III subunit delta: MRIYKQIEKLVQSNKLSHLYIINTQKVANTKKEILKLIKAINSSDLKIDEYMNYELDNIFPNIFYLDGNSNKIKKEDLNHFFERLNLSSLMNPYQYKVGIIENLESTSLEGLNSILKEIEEPGENISIFIFSNNIKKLLPTILSRAQIVTLDEEDLSEVYKEFDSHFDAFVEVCVLFSNNNISRAKEFSNKSYNEIFDKYVKIMQNAYKKQNFFYSLYVSLNEDLEKDKQERNIFILNLIKYSIIGINETNNFYIHNNYFKELNKISNFILKEQIYLTKWINYINDFLQNIELFGNFKIQKQDMLLKMGEIYE, from the coding sequence ATGCGCATCTATAAGCAAATAGAAAAGCTTGTTCAATCGAACAAGCTTTCACATTTATATATAATCAATACACAAAAAGTTGCAAATACAAAAAAAGAAATCTTAAAATTGATTAAGGCAATAAATTCCTCAGATCTCAAAATAGATGAATACATGAATTACGAATTAGATAACATTTTTCCTAATATTTTCTATCTCGATGGCAATAGTAATAAAATAAAAAAAGAGGATCTTAATCATTTTTTTGAAAGATTAAACTTATCGTCTCTGATGAATCCTTATCAATATAAAGTTGGTATTATAGAAAATTTAGAATCTACCTCACTTGAAGGTTTAAATTCTATATTAAAAGAAATAGAAGAACCTGGAGAAAATATTAGTATCTTTATTTTCTCAAATAACATTAAAAAATTACTGCCCACTATCTTATCTCGTGCACAAATAGTTACTTTAGATGAAGAAGATTTATCTGAGGTATATAAGGAGTTCGATTCTCATTTTGATGCGTTTGTTGAAGTTTGTGTATTATTTTCGAATAACAATATTTCAAGAGCTAAGGAATTTAGCAATAAGTCTTATAACGAAATTTTTGATAAATATGTCAAAATAATGCAAAATGCTTATAAAAAACAAAATTTCTTTTATTCATTATATGTTTCTTTGAATGAAGATTTAGAGAAAGACAAGCAAGAAAGAAATATTTTTATACTAAATCTTATTAAATATTCAATTATTGGTATTAATGAAACTAATAATTTTTATATTCATAATAATTATTTTAAGGAACTAAACAAAATTTCAAATTTTATCCTTAAGGAACAAATTTACCTAACAAAGTGAATAAATTATATTAATGATTTTTTACAAAATATTGAGCTGTTTGGGAATTTTAAAATTCAAAAACAAGATATGTTATTAAAGATGGGAGAAATTTATGAATAA
- the tmk gene encoding dTMP kinase yields MFITFEGLDGSGKTTVMKELSKKLRSLNPRLEIIETREPGGKDLKEAERIREIILDTQSDLSPVAEAMLYSTSRRIHLEKIIWPAIKENKLVLCDRYIDSFYAYQGFARGLGYEFAKSLTTLIIDNAIPDITIFLDATPEDSKKRRDKSRLFEDRLENEKTEFHQKVYGGYKHLINEDPNRFLIVDAMMTPEEVCNEIVDKLYKNEKFKKFIQTI; encoded by the coding sequence ATGTTTATAACATTTGAAGGACTAGATGGTAGTGGAAAAACTACAGTTATGAAAGAATTGTCAAAAAAACTAAGATCACTGAATCCTAGACTAGAAATAATAGAGACAAGAGAACCTGGAGGGAAGGATTTAAAAGAAGCTGAAAGAATAAGGGAAATAATTCTCGATACTCAAAGCGATCTTTCTCCCGTTGCCGAAGCAATGCTTTATTCAACAAGTAGAAGAATACATTTAGAAAAAATTATATGACCTGCAATTAAAGAGAACAAATTAGTATTATGTGATAGGTATATAGATAGTTTTTATGCATATCAAGGTTTTGCAAGAGGTTTAGGTTATGAATTTGCTAAATCTTTAACAACATTAATTATCGATAACGCTATTCCTGATATAACAATTTTCTTAGACGCTACCCCAGAAGATTCTAAAAAAAGAAGAGATAAATCTAGATTATTTGAAGATCGTCTTGAAAATGAAAAAACTGAATTTCATCAAAAAGTGTATGGTGGATATAAACATCTTATTAATGAGGATCCAAACCGTTTTTTAATAGTGGATGCAATGATGACCCCAGAAGAAGTTTGCAACGAAATTGTTGATAAATTATATAAGAATGAAAAATTTAAGAAATTTATACAAACAATTTAA
- a CDS encoding toprim domain-containing protein yields the protein MFNSEKINDFIVKLTKLPGITKKTAEKIVYWVFDSEESEVNLLANAFKAIKHGISFCEMCTKPLFDNEPCDICGDNDRQNTLLIVESLQIMQKIEKAGFYKGKYFVFRKKLNSDYLIEKEKDLINRLSDYTKGFDEVIFGISPNIDGEITKFVLKKYIKNNNKNISELAVGLPVGSSVDYIDEITLKLSLENRTK from the coding sequence ATGTTTAATTCAGAAAAAATTAATGATTTTATAGTAAAATTAACCAAACTACCCGGAATAACAAAAAAAACAGCCGAAAAAATAGTTTATTGAGTTTTTGATTCCGAAGAATCTGAAGTAAATTTATTAGCTAATGCTTTTAAAGCTATTAAACATGGTATTAGTTTTTGTGAAATGTGTACAAAACCACTTTTTGATAATGAACCATGCGATATATGCGGAGACAATGATAGGCAAAATACATTATTAATTGTTGAGTCATTACAAATAATGCAAAAAATTGAAAAAGCAGGATTTTACAAAGGCAAATATTTTGTTTTTAGGAAAAAACTAAATTCAGATTATCTTATAGAAAAAGAAAAAGATCTTATAAATAGATTATCAGATTATACTAAGGGATTTGATGAAGTTATATTTGGTATTTCCCCAAATATAGATGGAGAAATTACTAAATTTGTTTTAAAAAAATACATAAAAAATAACAATAAAAATATCTCTGAACTTGCTGTCGGATTACCGGTTGGTTCATCAGTTGATTACATTGATGAAATCACTTTAAAATTATCTTTAGAAAATAGAACAAAATAA